The genomic interval AATCCGCAAAGAATACTGAGTGAAAACAAAGAATTTTTAAATAGCGAAAGCTGCAACAGCGGATGAGAACTGCGAAGCTCCACTCCTATAAAAGCGATAAAAGCAGCGCCTGCTACGATCAGTGATAAAATAATCAGGCTGTCTCCATACCCTAATTGCTGACCAAGCAGCAGTCCAGCAAACAGAGCGATAATGAACACGGCGAACAAAAGACTACCGGGAATATCGATTTTAGATTTTACCTTGATAAAGTCCGAAGGCAATACCTTCCATCCGAGGATAATGGCAATCAGTCCGATCGGAACGTTCACCCAGAAAATATATTCCCAGCCTAAGGTCGAGACAATAATGCCGCCCAAGCTAGGTCCCGCAATACTGCCTAACGAAACGAAGGTACCGATCAACCCAATCGCTTTGCCCCTCTCAGTGGACGGGAAAATATCGGTGACAATGCCCTGGCTGTTGGCCATGGTCATCGAAGCCCCAATCGCCTGTATAACCCGTGAAGCGATGAGGAATGGTAGGGATGAGCTTAGTCCGCAAAGCAGTGATCCAAAAATGAAAACGACCATACCAATTTTGAAGATTTTTATTTTGCCAGCAATATCCCCCAGCTTTCCAAAGAAAAGTATGGCCGTGCAAATCGACATTAAATAGATGGTCGTCACCCACTCTACCTTCGCTAGAGGCAGATGCAGCTGCTTGACCAGCACAGGCAAAGCAATATTGACAATGCTGCCATCAAGCGTCGCCATAAAAGTGAATAAATTTAATACGATCAGGATCATCCAGCGTTTTTTCTGGATCGCCTCATCCTCTTGATAGGTTGCACCGATTGTACTCATACCTAGCACCTCATGCCTCTTTATTGATATATAGTTGCGAACGCAACCAAATAATACACCCAGTGTACTACAATGTAGTTGCGCGTGCAACCAATTTCATGTAGTGTTTGAGGAAAGGCTAATCGACGATTTGAAATTTATTTAAAGAGGTGCGCATGATGAAATCGAACCAGGAACCGATCGGCAAGCTGATTTCTCAGCTTCATCGCCAAAATCAAAAAAAGCTCGCTGGTGAGCTTTTGCCCTATGGTATCGGCAGTGGCGGGCAGCCAAGCTTCCTTAAGCTGATTCTGAAACAACCTGGCATAACACAGGATCAAATGACCAATGAGTTGAAATTTGATAAGGCAACAACGGCTCGTTCAGTAAAGCAACTGGAGGAGTCCGGATATATCGAGCGGAGAGTTGATCCTAAGGACCGCCGCTCTTCACTGCTCTACCCGACATCGAAGGCACTTGAGTTTGCTCCGGTGCTCCAAGCGATTCTTGCGGAAATAAATAACACGCTTGCCGAAGGATTATCAGCAGAAGAGATAGAACTATTGGTTACTTTGCTCCAAAAGATCAATAAGAATTCTGCGCACTTATAAGCGATTTTGTCAAATATAGAGCGAGAAAATCAGAGATAAGATCTGGAATACAAATGGAATGCGAAAAAAAGAGCGGGTTATCTTTTCGATAACCTGCTCTTTTCCTTGATCTTTGACCCTGTGTCTTAACTTTAAGCATAACCATTATTTTTCTTAATCAATTACAAAAATGCTATTCTGTTCGCCACTCGTCGAGGATCATTTGGGCAACTGCCGCTAAAGTACGAATGTCAATTGCATTTATGCCTAGCACATCCGCTTTCTCAATTTCAGACCAGTTCGGATCTGCTGAGGTTACGCCGTAGAACTTCGCAATAATCGATAGATCTCGAATCGTAACCTTCGTTTGTCCCTCGATTAATGTCACGATCTTCGCTGTGAATACTTGAACAGCTTTGTTTAGCAACGTTACAGCTTCATCCACCTGCCACTGACTGCTGCCAGCGTTTTTGGCCGTATTAATAGCTGCTTGAAGCGCCGCTTTTGATCCTGCAGCATACTTTCCAACCTTAGTCCCTTCAATCGCCCTGTCATGTTTCGTCTGTGCTGCTGCAATCGCAGCGTTCAATACGGTTCTGTCCACAGGAATCGATGGAATGACCGAGTCGGCAAACTGTTTCATAGCCGCATTCAAAGCATTAAGCGCACCAGCAACTTCCTCACCTGTCGCATTCGCATCATTCTTGACGGCTGTCGCGCTGTTGATTGCTGCTTGCAATGCTGCTTTAGCTCCAATTGGATACTGACCAGGTAAAGTTCCTTCCACCGCAGCTTCATGAGCGGACTCCGCTTGCTGGATTGCTGCATTCAGTGCCGTTTTATCAGCAAGATTCACTTCGATCAATAGCGACGCTTGGGACACATTCATTATCGTTCCTTTGCCATTCATCGATACTTCGAAATCAGACAACGATGCGGTCGTGCTGCCTGCCTTCGCATCTGCCTTCACCTTACCGTGGAGGCTGAACAAAGGACCACTGTCGATACCGCCTTGCTGCTCACCCGTGGTTGCCATAATGATTCGAATCTGGCCAAGTTCTGGTTTAACCGCACTCCCGAATACAGCGAAATTCGGCTTCAACGATTGAATGGCTGACGTATCTAACGCTTGAGATATGCCTTCTTTCACTGTCTGGAATTCAAACTTCTGCGGATCATAATGAAAAATAACATCAAGAGCCGTGAAATTCGAACTTATATTGTCCGTTCCAATTGTCCACTCTGCCTCCTGCCCTGCGAAGACCATTGCAGGACCTGACAGTGTGGCCATATCTTTTTCTGAAGCAACTGCGGTTACTTTGACATTCAGCTCAGCTGTTTTTGCTCCATCTTCCGTCTTCGCCGTTATGAGACCTGTTAATGCTTCCGCTCCCTTATTGGTTGCCGTAACGGTTGCTTTGGTTGCTGCACTAGCCTCATCATAATGAACATTCGTGACAACGATGTTCTCATGATTAGAGACAAAATGCACATTTTTGTTTGTTGCATTTGCCGGAAAGACGGTCGCAGAAATTTCAATGCTTTCACCATCCTTCAATTCGATGGAAGAACGATCCAGCTTTAGTTCAGTAACAGGGATATTTGCACTTACTTCGAAACGCTTGATTGCTTGCGTCGTTCCATTGCCTGCAACCACTGTATAAGTTCCCGAAGACGCATCTTTTTCTATTAAATAGGATGCACTAAATACACCGCCAGGCAATTCTTTATTGAACAACATTGCTTGATCCGGCCCTAGTACCTTTACCTCCACTTTATCGAGTGTCGTATACCCCGCTATCGTTATGGAGTCCCCAGCTACTCTAGCAGGAATATCCTGTAATGAGACATATTCTGCGTTCAGCGGCATCGTCCAAACGTCGGCAATCGAAGGATCATAATTGCGTCCTTCCTCATCTTCTTGGAACCGAACAGTCACCTTGCCATCCTTTGTTAAAGAGATATCATCAACAACAAATTGATAGGTTACAATACCTCGGCTATCTTTTTCATTCACGCGGCTGAGCACTTTCGTTCCGTTTACCAATACATAATAATCTTTCATTTGTGCCCGATCATACGTTTCGATTGCCCTAATGATGAAAGGTTTGCCTGACTCAACGGTCATATCAAATTGGAAATAACCATTTGCGTCTCCATGATTAACATACCTTCTCGTTAATCCCTCCTCAACATTTGCACCGGACTGAGCGGAAAACTTTACATTATGTTTTTGTTCAGAGCCTTGTTCGCCAACGTCTACATGATCGTAAAAGTCTAGCGGCGGGTTTTTATAACGCACTTGAATGGTCGTACTGCTCTTGGCTGCTTCAGCTCCATTAAACGAAGCAATCGCATGTAGCTCAGCAGCCGTTTCAACGGCAAGAAGCGGTGATTTCACCTCAAAACTAATATTCTTTTCTTCACCGGCTTCAAGGCTATAGGCTTGGTGTGCAGGGGAAACCGTCCAGTTTAAAGGAGCACTGAGCTCTATAGATCCTTCAACGGAAAAGCTTCCTTTATTTTGAATGGTTGTATTAACCGTTGCTGTACCGCTAGGCTCGATTGTTGCTGGTTCAGCCTTTAATGCTTTGATAATAATTGGCGAATCGATCTTTATTGTCGTCTTCAAAGGCACTTCCACTGTTGCATCATTTATTTTGTAGCTTCCGCTGCCAACTATATTAAATAGGCTAGTGGGTTTTTGTTGCTCCGACACTTTCACACGAAATGCAGCAGCAAACGTTTCACCTGGTTTAATGACAGACGTTTGGTTATCTCCTATCGAAGTGACTTCCCATCCTTCGGGTTTCTGGAGAGTATAACGAACATCATTAATGCTCACATCGCCATCGTTAGTTGCTTTCACTTCAACTGTAAATGTATTTCCGGGCAGTACGGATACCTCGGAAGGGCTAATTAACCACTTTATTCCTAGCTTTTCATTACTAATGGCTGACAAAAACGTTGTTGCGTTTGAAACAAGATTTGCTAATTTTTTAGCAATAATGTCGTTTATTGACCCAGCATTGTTTTGTTCTTGCAACCATAGCTGTAAACCGTCTGTTTCATATAAAGCATGATGAACTTGCTCGATAAAGAGAGTATCATCACTTGCTTTGTACGCCTCAATACTTGCTTCAATTCGGCTTGCAAGCGCCTCGCCTTTATCTGAAAGTGCATGAGTTTGTTCGCTGGTGAGCTCTCCATTATTGGAATAGCTTATTACTTCATTTTGAAATTTCACCGCTTCATCAAGTGCACTGCCTAACTCTCCAATAATAGGATCAACTACAAACTGATAATCACCCGAGCCTACAGTGAATACCGCATTGCCTTCCTCCATACCAGCAAATTGTACACCTTCCACCGACAATGCAAATTGGCCGCTCTCTGTTACTGCCCACTTGCTGTCTGCAGGGATATAGACCGTAGCCGTTGTGTTTGCTGGAATCGTGACATGCTGGCTAAAAATATCCCCTTCTTTTTTCCAATCGCTTACAATCATGCCGTAAACAGAATTGTACGATCCTTTGGCACTAGTCAAATCTCCACCAGGTCGAGGTTTAATCAAAATATGCTTATAACCCGGGCTTGCAGGGTCCTGTTGAATGCCGGCAATATTTTGATACATCCAGTCTCCGACTGCTCCATAAGCATAATGGTTAAAAGAGTTCATGCCAATGTCTTGGAAACTGCCATCCGGCTTAATAGAATCCCAGCGCTCCCACATCGTAGTCGCACCATTTTTGATCTGATATCCCCATGAAGGATAAGTGTCATTGTTGAGCAATCGGTAAGCAACATCCAAATGTCCCGTTTCGCTCAATACCGGCAATAAATCTCTCGTCCCAAGAAAACCGGTTGATAAATGCCAGTCGCGCGCTTTAATCAGCTCTACCAAATGATCCGCCGCAGCTTGACGTTTCGATTCGGGAACCAAATCCATGTACAAAGCCAAGACGTATCCCGTTTGGCTATTTCCTTTAACTTTTCCATCTTCGCTAACATAGGCTTTAACAAACGCTGCTTTCACTTGCTCATAAAGCTGCTCGTACTTGTCGGCATCTTCTTGACGGCCGATGGCATGCCCCATTTCGGATACCAGTTTTGTACTGTACGCAAAATAAGCGGTAGAGATTAAATCTCCTGGCGTTGGATCATTCACATCCAGCCAATCACCATACATCGACGACGGACGAATAAGTCCAGAGCTATTTTTTCTCATATATTCGATCCAGTGAACCATTTCATCATAATTTTCTTCAATAACACGGATATCTCCGTAACGCTGCCAAATGGTATACGGAACGGTAACGCCAGCATCCCCCCAGCCGGCATTGCCTCTTTCTCCGAGAACATTAGGCGCTACATCGGGAAAAGCACCGTTAATCGATTGTCCATCTCTCAAATCTCTCATCCATTTGCTTCCTATAAACTTTGCCACGTCCATATTAAAAGCAGCAGCTCCAATAAAGACATTGATATCACCGGTCCAACCCAAACGCTCGTCACGCGCAGGCGTATCGGTAGGAACCTCTAAAAAATTGCCTCGCTGCCCCCAAGTAATATTGCTTTGCAGTTGATTCAACATCGCACTAGAAGTTTCTAATTTGCCGCTAAACGGTGCTGCTGTATGCATGACCAGCCCTGTAACGGCATCCATACTCGGCACACCGGGATAACCCGTCACCTCCACATAACGGAAACCATGAAACGTAAACTTCGGCTCGTATACTTCATCTCCGCCGCCCTTCAAGGTATAACGGTCCGTTGCTTTTGCCGCACGCAAGTTTGCTGTATAGAAGGTCCCGTCCGGGTTTAACACCTCTGCATGTCGCAGAGTAACCGTTTGACCTGCTTCACCGCTTACTTTTAGCCTTACGGTTCCGACCATGTTCTGCCCTAAATCAAACACATATTTGCCAGGTTCCGGCTCTGTCATCTTAATCGGCTTAATTTCTTCAATTATTTGTACCGTTGGGCCATCCTGGGCGACTAGCTTCCCAGTCACTTCATCCTCTAATTTCTGAACCGAATCCCAGCTCGATGCATCGAAGGCAGGAGTATCCCATCCGTCTAATTCCTTCGTTGCATCATAGGTCTCTCCCATCAAAATACTAGAAGATACAATTGGTCCTGTAGCCCATTTCCATGATTGATCCGTTCCAATTGTTTCTGTTGAACCGTCTGTGTACTCAAGATTTAATTGCATGAACAAATAATTGCTATCGCCATAAATGTTCGGACCAATAAAACCGACATGTCCGGAATACCATCCCTCAGCCAATATAGCGCCAATGACGTTGTCACCGTTTTGAAGCAAATCAGTTACATCATAAGTCTGGTATTGAATATGCTTCGTGTAATCTGTCCATCCTGGCGTAAATAAATCTCTGCCTATACGTTTGCCGTTAATGCTAGGTTCATATATTCCGAGAGCGCTGGAGTAAAGTCTTGCTTTTGCAATGGACTTCTCTAAAGAGAAACCTTTGCGAATGTAAGGAGGCGAAGCTGTAATTTTTACGTTTTTCCCCCACGGCGACTCCCCATAGGACGCGACGATCATCGCAGCTGACCAGCTGCTGTCATCAAAATCTGATTTCTCCCATCCCTCCATCTTTACCTTGGCCGCTTTCAAACCTTGATCCATATTCAATTGAAGAGGTGTTCCTTCCTCAAATACCACTTTCAAGCTGCCAAGAAGACCAGCAGGTCCGCCATCGTTTGATGTTTGGATTGCAATCGTATTAGATCCAGGAATGAGTGCACTTGAGACATCTACAATTTTGCCTTCTTTCCATGAATCGACCGCTTTGATAGAACTGCCCATTCGCTTTCCATTCACATATAACACGAACCCATCATCCGCAGTTAATAAAAATTTTCCTTGTGTTATTGTCCGGTCTAACGGCAATTGAATGGTTTTGCGAAAATAGCGATCTCCTGCAGGAGCATTTGAAGCCGGATTCCCTTCCGGAAACCAAACCCATTTAAGACCTTCTGTTGTCATATTGTTCGCGTCGCTCATACCGATCCATTCCGCTTGCCAATCCGAACCATGGAGAAGACCCATTTCCCACCAAGCAGGATCACTCCATTCTGAAGCCTTCTCATTGTTCAAGTCCCATACTTTTACTCTCCAAAAGTAACGTTTGCCAGACTCCAGAGGTTTGCCGTCATAAACGACATTTACCGATTGATTCGAATCAACTATATCGGTATTCCACACGTCCGGTTGATTATCCAGCAATTTCTGTTTGGTGCTAGCTACCTGAATGGCGTATGCTGTTTGAAGCTGTCCACGTTTATCGGACTGAAGCTTCCAACTCATCCTTGGCTTCACCACATCAATACCGATCGGATTGTTCGTGTACTCCGTCGTTAAATCGGTTACCGCCATCGTTGCTCCCGTTCCACCCGCTTCGCCATACG from Paenibacillus sp. FSL K6-3182 carries:
- a CDS encoding family 78 glycoside hydrolase catalytic domain, which produces MRKTMSLLLALVIGFTLCLPMTSTAYGEAGGTGATMAVTDLTTEYTNNPIGIDVVKPRMSWKLQSDKRGQLQTAYAIQVASTKQKLLDNQPDVWNTDIVDSNQSVNVVYDGKPLESGKRYFWRVKVWDLNNEKASEWSDPAWWEMGLLHGSDWQAEWIGMSDANNMTTEGLKWVWFPEGNPASNAPAGDRYFRKTIQLPLDRTITQGKFLLTADDGFVLYVNGKRMGSSIKAVDSWKEGKIVDVSSALIPGSNTIAIQTSNDGGPAGLLGSLKVVFEEGTPLQLNMDQGLKAAKVKMEGWEKSDFDDSSWSAAMIVASYGESPWGKNVKITASPPYIRKGFSLEKSIAKARLYSSALGIYEPSINGKRIGRDLFTPGWTDYTKHIQYQTYDVTDLLQNGDNVIGAILAEGWYSGHVGFIGPNIYGDSNYLFMQLNLEYTDGSTETIGTDQSWKWATGPIVSSSILMGETYDATKELDGWDTPAFDASSWDSVQKLEDEVTGKLVAQDGPTVQIIEEIKPIKMTEPEPGKYVFDLGQNMVGTVRLKVSGEAGQTVTLRHAEVLNPDGTFYTANLRAAKATDRYTLKGGGDEVYEPKFTFHGFRYVEVTGYPGVPSMDAVTGLVMHTAAPFSGKLETSSAMLNQLQSNITWGQRGNFLEVPTDTPARDERLGWTGDINVFIGAAAFNMDVAKFIGSKWMRDLRDGQSINGAFPDVAPNVLGERGNAGWGDAGVTVPYTIWQRYGDIRVIEENYDEMVHWIEYMRKNSSGLIRPSSMYGDWLDVNDPTPGDLISTAYFAYSTKLVSEMGHAIGRQEDADKYEQLYEQVKAAFVKAYVSEDGKVKGNSQTGYVLALYMDLVPESKRQAAADHLVELIKARDWHLSTGFLGTRDLLPVLSETGHLDVAYRLLNNDTYPSWGYQIKNGATTMWERWDSIKPDGSFQDIGMNSFNHYAYGAVGDWMYQNIAGIQQDPASPGYKHILIKPRPGGDLTSAKGSYNSVYGMIVSDWKKEGDIFSQHVTIPANTTATVYIPADSKWAVTESGQFALSVEGVQFAGMEEGNAVFTVGSGDYQFVVDPIIGELGSALDEAVKFQNEVISYSNNGELTSEQTHALSDKGEALASRIEASIEAYKASDDTLFIEQVHHALYETDGLQLWLQEQNNAGSINDIIAKKLANLVSNATTFLSAISNEKLGIKWLISPSEVSVLPGNTFTVEVKATNDGDVSINDVRYTLQKPEGWEVTSIGDNQTSVIKPGETFAAAFRVKVSEQQKPTSLFNIVGSGSYKINDATVEVPLKTTIKIDSPIIIKALKAEPATIEPSGTATVNTTIQNKGSFSVEGSIELSAPLNWTVSPAHQAYSLEAGEEKNISFEVKSPLLAVETAAELHAIASFNGAEAAKSSTTIQVRYKNPPLDFYDHVDVGEQGSEQKHNVKFSAQSGANVEEGLTRRYVNHGDANGYFQFDMTVESGKPFIIRAIETYDRAQMKDYYVLVNGTKVLSRVNEKDSRGIVTYQFVVDDISLTKDGKVTVRFQEDEEGRNYDPSIADVWTMPLNAEYVSLQDIPARVAGDSITIAGYTTLDKVEVKVLGPDQAMLFNKELPGGVFSASYLIEKDASSGTYTVVAGNGTTQAIKRFEVSANIPVTELKLDRSSIELKDGESIEISATVFPANATNKNVHFVSNHENIVVTNVHYDEASAATKATVTATNKGAEALTGLITAKTEDGAKTAELNVKVTAVASEKDMATLSGPAMVFAGQEAEWTIGTDNISSNFTALDVIFHYDPQKFEFQTVKEGISQALDTSAIQSLKPNFAVFGSAVKPELGQIRIIMATTGEQQGGIDSGPLFSLHGKVKADAKAGSTTASLSDFEVSMNGKGTIMNVSQASLLIEVNLADKTALNAAIQQAESAHEAAVEGTLPGQYPIGAKAALQAAINSATAVKNDANATGEEVAGALNALNAAMKQFADSVIPSIPVDRTVLNAAIAAAQTKHDRAIEGTKVGKYAAGSKAALQAAINTAKNAGSSQWQVDEAVTLLNKAVQVFTAKIVTLIEGQTKVTIRDLSIIAKFYGVTSADPNWSEIEKADVLGINAIDIRTLAAVAQMILDEWRTE
- a CDS encoding MarR family transcriptional regulator; translated protein: MKSNQEPIGKLISQLHRQNQKKLAGELLPYGIGSGGQPSFLKLILKQPGITQDQMTNELKFDKATTARSVKQLEESGYIERRVDPKDRRSSLLYPTSKALEFAPVLQAILAEINNTLAEGLSAEEIELLVTLLQKINKNSAHL
- a CDS encoding MFS transporter — its product is MSTIGATYQEDEAIQKKRWMILIVLNLFTFMATLDGSIVNIALPVLVKQLHLPLAKVEWVTTIYLMSICTAILFFGKLGDIAGKIKIFKIGMVVFIFGSLLCGLSSSLPFLIASRVIQAIGASMTMANSQGIVTDIFPSTERGKAIGLIGTFVSLGSIAGPSLGGIIVSTLGWEYIFWVNVPIGLIAIILGWKVLPSDFIKVKSKIDIPGSLLFAVFIIALFAGLLLGQQLGYGDSLIILSLIVAGAAFIAFIGVELRSSHPLLQLSLFKNSLFSLSILCGFLVFVANFCFNIIAPFYAQNMLELSPFYAGFLLMLFPICMVVISPISGALSDKIGSEALTFAGLIVMVIAQFGLARLHDGSSVVLVGVWIAMLGIGSGLFQPPNNSLIMSKVPRTQLGSAGSVNSLVRNVGMVVGITLATTILFHEMSSKAGYRVTDLIPGQPAIFLSGMHVVFMTSSAICLVCAMLTCWRLVIMKKAKRATA